The proteins below are encoded in one region of Mycobacterium shinjukuense:
- a CDS encoding patatin-like phospholipase family protein has translation MPTAFVLSGGASLGAIHVGMLLALAEEGITPDLIVGTSVGAVNGGWIASRPDTAGIRGLADLWLSLSRKDVFPARPLAGMMGFLGRRPHLIPNTGLRRLLAEKLQFTRLEDAPIPLHVVATDVISGTDVLLSAGDAVDAISASAAIPGIFPPVHIDGRALMDGGVVNNTPVSHAVALGADHVWVLPTGYSCDLPAAPKTAITMALHALTTTVNHRLAIDIDRFEQVCDLHVIRPLCPVAISGADFSHAATLIERSHAATREWLAAHPPPTGQAQLLAVHRH, from the coding sequence GTGCCCACAGCGTTCGTGTTGTCCGGCGGCGCAAGTCTCGGCGCGATCCACGTCGGGATGCTGCTCGCGCTGGCCGAAGAGGGCATAACACCCGACCTCATCGTGGGCACCTCGGTCGGCGCGGTCAACGGCGGGTGGATCGCGTCGCGGCCCGACACGGCAGGCATTCGTGGGCTGGCCGACCTGTGGTTGTCGCTGTCACGCAAGGACGTCTTTCCCGCCCGCCCACTGGCGGGCATGATGGGCTTTCTCGGGCGCCGTCCGCACCTGATACCCAACACGGGTCTGCGACGCCTGCTCGCGGAGAAGCTGCAGTTCACTCGGCTCGAGGACGCGCCGATCCCGCTCCATGTGGTGGCCACGGACGTGATTTCGGGCACCGACGTTCTGCTGTCGGCTGGAGACGCGGTCGACGCGATCTCGGCCAGCGCCGCCATCCCGGGCATCTTCCCGCCGGTGCACATCGACGGACGCGCGCTCATGGACGGCGGCGTGGTCAACAACACCCCGGTGTCTCACGCCGTCGCGCTCGGTGCCGACCACGTCTGGGTGTTGCCCACCGGCTACTCGTGCGATCTGCCCGCCGCGCCCAAGACCGCGATCACCATGGCCCTGCATGCGCTGACCACCACGGTCAATCATCGGCTGGCGATCGACATCGACCGTTTCGAGCAGGTGTGCGACCTTCACGTGATCCGGCCACTGTGCCCGGTTGCCATTTCCGGAGCGGACTTCTCGCACGCGGCAACGCTCATCGAGCGCTCGCACGCGGCCACCCGAGAGTGGCTGGCGGCTCACCCGCCGCCCACCGGCCAGGCTCAATTGCTTGCGGTGCACCGCCACTAG